In Tachypleus tridentatus isolate NWPU-2018 chromosome 7, ASM421037v1, whole genome shotgun sequence, a genomic segment contains:
- the LOC143255006 gene encoding beta-1,3-galactosyltransferase 5-like has protein sequence MKRHYFRVNQYSLATLRKYFLLGSTAVILTYLSAYGSLFSVIYITPKPKVTSLAQRNSQNLSSQEFKSFLNIEPSLPFLKHMNKIPYLRVQQFQFIINQPKLCDGIYGNQEKAIIVVCSAISNFLLREAARRTWTSQATAHGNFSSMRVVFLVGVSTDNKTEKLIHRESVKYSDIIQGNFIDSYKNLTLKSVLMLRWVTEFCDNVNVLVKTDDDIFLNLRKLVKTFRSTHSTHSLKIHGLIYRKSRPVRKRNNKWFVSVKEFPYRRYPEYASGPMYFMPVETARRLYGVVQTTRYVSMEDVFVTGLCADKVGIKRANVARIKTLRSASFSLHECSFSRELAIHHVTYQMLITSWKSFEQVNGRCKSH, from the coding sequence gtgAACCAATATTCGTTGGCTACGTTAAGAAAATACTTTCTACTGGGTAGTACCGCCGTGATTTTGACTTATCTATCAGCCTACGGATCTCTTTTTAGTGTAATTTACATTACACCTAAGCCTAAGGTTACGAGCTTGGCTCAAAGAAACAGTCAAAATTTATCCAGCCAAGAATTTAAATCGTTTCTCAATATCGAACCGTCACTACCCTTCCTAAAACATATGAATAAAATCCCCTATCTTAGAGTGCAGCAGTTCCAGTTTATCATAAACCAACCCAAACTGTGTGACGGTATCTATGGGAACCAGGAGAAAGCCATAATAGTTGTGTGCAGTGCTATATCAAACTTTTTACTGAGAGAAGCAGCTAGAAGAACTTGGACGTCGCAGGCAACGGCTCACGGAAACTTCAGTTCAATGCGTGTGGTTTTCTTAGTCGGCGTGTCAACcgataataaaactgaaaagttaATACACAGAGAGAGCGTCAAGTATTCAGATATAATTCAAGGAAACTTTATTGATTCGTATAAAAACTTGACTTTGAAATCAGTTCTGATGCTACGGTGGGTGACAGAATTTTGCGACAATGTCAACGTTTTGGTAAAAACAGATGAtgacatatttttaaatcttcGGAAGCTTGTCAAAACATTCCGTTCTACCCATTCCACTCACTCGCTCAAAATTCATGGACTAATTTACAGAAAATCAAGACCGGTAcggaaaagaaataataaatggtTTGTGTCGGTAAAGGAATTTCCTTACCGACGCTATCCTGAATATGCTTCGGGTCCAATGTATTTCATGCCAGTTGAGACTGCTCGTCGGTTGTACGGCGTTGTTCAAACTACTCGCTATGTCTCAATGGAAGACGTGTTCGTGACAGGTCTTTGTGCAGATAAAGTCGGCATCAAGAGAGCGAATGTAGCCAGGATAAAAACCCTTAGAAGCGCATCATTCTCGTTACATGAATGTTCCTTCTCTCGAGAATTAGCTATACATCATGTCACTTATCAAATGCTCATTACGAGTTGGAAATCTTTTGAACAAGTAAACGGCAGGTGCAAAAGTCATTAA